Proteins encoded by one window of Glycine soja cultivar W05 chromosome 15, ASM419377v2, whole genome shotgun sequence:
- the LOC114386127 gene encoding uncharacterized protein LOC114386127 — protein MAGAGGGGDEYHQLDGAQRLLLDAMNAQMQRLLDRTNEEVYGRLEALENQANQNARRNIDGNRGNNGGNDGPRQNRVEGVKLNVPPFKGRSDPDAYLDWEMKTEHVFACNDYTDAQKVKLAAAEFSDYALVWWHKYQREMLREEQREVDTWTEMKRVMRKRYVPASYNRTMRQKLQGLSQGNLTVEEYYKEMEMALVRANIEEDSEDTMARFLNGLNPEIRDVVELQERTTIMKADGEITSESEINEEEVEEEEYEEEAMHGDMLMEAVPMLQVPH, from the exons ATGGCTGGagcaggtggtggtggtgacgaGTATCATCAGTTGGACGGCGCTCAACGTCTGTTACTGGATGCGATGAATGCACAGATGCAACGTTTGCTGGACCGTACCAATGAGGAGGTCTATGGACGACTAGAAGCTTTGGAGAACCAAGCCAATCAGAATGCTAGACGAAATATAGATGGGAATAGAGGTAACAATGGCGGTAATGACGGACCGAGGCAGAACCGGGTTGAGGGAGTAAAGCTCAATGTTCCTCCCTTCAAAGGTAGAAGTGATCCAGATGCCTACCTGGACTGGGAAATGAAGACTGAGCACGTATTTGCCTGCAATGACTACACTGATGCGCAGAAAGTCAAGCTAGCAGCAGCTGAATTCTccgactatgcccttgtttggtggcataAATACCAAAGAGAAATGTTGAGAGAGGAACAGCGAGAggtagatacatggactgagatgaaaCGGGTGATGAGAAAAAGGTATGTGCCCGCTAGCTATAACagaaccatgcgacagaaactccaAGGGCTGTCCCAAGGGAATTTAACCGTGGaagaatattataaagagatggaaatggcgttagtgagggccaacatcgAAGAGGACTCCGAAGACACAATGGCTCGTTTCCTGAATGGTCTAAACCCTGAAAtcagagatgttgttgaattacagga GAGGACCACGATCATGAAGGCTGATGGAGAAATCACTAGTGAGTCTGAAATCAAtgaagaagaagtggaagaagaagagtatgAGGAGGAAGCTATGCATGGTGATATGTTGATG gaagctgtaccaatgttgcaagttcCACATTAG